Proteins encoded together in one Plasmodium cynomolgi strain B DNA, chromosome 9, whole genome shotgun sequence window:
- a CDS encoding hypothetical protein (putative) has protein sequence MAHSTGSQYSLHSLTDDNKSYSSSLEQPYVSEPDYPTHPIISDMFYGTFPSYYIDDEDDEDDDREYFLRKESKIGQDPKPDENETDNVENKTEEIENKTAEVENKTEEVGNPNKMLTFFQVVMIIVLLLRLGRKRCVRLRRKHEARKHLLKYLDKVNTKIKKDDSKMQNKLKKMEAKIKREENQMEEKWKKRTQRTKDKISKKPAKVTLPGIGPYYDKDKVLMDKKMDSLDVHYERDKYRKKRRWGIMKSNYHNDLKEMQDKQERRKLKKCQKMYKFEKEWNFGPKTMKRYLKQKEREYDYATNYGRNEQLKREEEKKAKYEAKGAEAGEEEDDDENDEEEEEEADRENEDNEEYEEDYEEEEYEEDECYNGGRNYNDYDYYDHEDYEDYYFNSYDDGYYEDFDHYYDNYPHGSGYYDNQYY, from the exons atggctcATAGCACAGGCTCCCAGTACTCCCTGCACTCATTGACAGACGATAACAAATCATACAGTTCCTCTCTTGAGCAGCCTTATGTGTCCGAACCTGACTACCCCACCCACCCCATAATTAGTGACATGTTTTACGGAACCTTTCCGAGTTATTACATAGATGATGAGgacgatgaggatgatgatAGGGAATATTTTCTTAGGAAAGAATCAAAAATCGGTCAAGATCCCAAACCAGACGAAAATGAAACGGACAATGTCGAAAATAAAACGGAGGAAATCGAAAATAAAACGGCGGAAGTCGAAAATAAAACGGAGGAAGTAGGCAACCCGAATAAAATGTTgactttttttcaagtggTTATGATCATCGTTCTTTTGTTGCGATTAGGA AGGAAGCGCTGCGTGAGGCTAAGGAGAAAGCACGAGGCGAGGAAGCATCTATTAAAATACCTGGACAAAGTGAAcaccaaaattaaaaaggacgATAGTAAGATGCAAaacaagttaaaaaaaatggaggcaaaaatcaaaagggaagaaaaccaaatggaggaaaaatggaaaaaaagaacacaaaGAACCAAGgataaaataagcaaaaaacCAGCGAAAGTCACCTTGCCTGGTATAGGCCCATACTACGACAAAGATAAAGTCCttatggataaaaaaatggacagtTTAGATGTCCATTATGAAAGGGATAAATATAGGAAGAAGAGGCGATGGGGTATTATGAAATCAAATTATCATAATGATCTCAAGGAGATGCAAGATAAACAAGAAAGGAGGAAACTGAAGAAGTgccaaaaaatgtataagtTTGAAAAGGAATGGAATTTTGGACCCAAAACAATGAAAAGGTACTTGAAACAGAAAGAACGAGAATACGATTATGCTACAAACTATGGTAGGAATGAACAGTTAAAAagagaagaggaaaagaaggcgAAGTATGAGGCAAAAGGGGCAGAAGCGGGTGAAGAAGAGGACGATGACGAaaatgatgaggaagaagaggaagaagcagataGAGAAAACGAAGATAACGAAGAGTATGAAGAAGActatgaggaagaagaatacGAAGAAGATGAATGCTATAATGGAGGTAGGAATTATAATGATTATGATTATTATGATCACGAAGATTATGAGGACTATTATTTTAATAGTTACGATGATGGATATTATGAAGATTTTGATCATTATTACGACAATTACCCTCACGGCAGTGGCTACTACGACAATCAGTACTAttag
- a CDS encoding 60S acidic ribosomal protein p1 (putative): MAAVPVAELAECEKQELLCTYAALILHEENMSITSENIVKLIKKSNNTVLPYLPMLFEKALKGKDIEGLLSNLSVGGGAPAAAAQAAADKPSDDKKEAKKEEKVEEEEEEDDLGFSLFG; this comes from the exons ATGGCAGCAGTTCCAGTAGCAGAATTAGCAGAATGCGAAAAGCAGGAGCTTTTATGTACCTACGCCGCGCTGATACTACATGAAGAGAATATGAGCATAACGAGTGAAAATATTGTAAagcttataaaaaaatcaaacaaCACAGTGTTGCCGTACTTACCAATGCTCTTCGAAAAAGCCTTAAAGGGAAAGGATATTGa gGGCCTACTAAGCAATTTAAGCGTTGGTGGAGGTGCCCCTGCTGCAGCTGCACAAGCCGCAGCGGATAAGCCAAGTGACGATAAGAAGGAAgctaaaaaggaagagaaagtagaagaggaggaagaagaagatgactTAGGATTTTCATTATTCGGTTAG
- a CDS encoding hypothetical protein (putative): MPKAIIGSCVLVLLLLTSNVVNLFHYANCRCFDDAHVSTSSLRTEAKSHGSPKPKPQYYNCTFNNVPKRGRSALHGTVHEWNKNKVKRKLYAIHFGSNLARRSKLDSSNDTAEGDQNGGNVSRIQNVQNQRNTQNETNVGGYKNTEVSKLRRRLTKSGGTPIPQFSKPLFINLSTPKEDTNKRRNFKRSLRKYEELYEKFTPEMEKEEDGEEEITENCQRTVSNVTMNDWYLGNDEKKYNKTLMYDYLSNMHNTEYQDIGITYEEDISTESKFVPSNFNSPKCYNNSPINALTTSGFSARNIDTFGKERNKIYSFNTPTDVKRNEFFNDLMLISSSYNQHFFPNLNFLLNLHTLQILIRDKTAIETDYLINKFDQLKEKLIQRNEKNSNKAERFPKGNNPPLYYEKNGTDNISAVIPESELQMKRSSSAQNGAPSLVEPQKSTSNQLVKNEKDPMDEEISRSLTHKKNLFDDQIQIFKEKYNQNILEDTEFINMWKYDEKGEIIENSNSIPIPKIYLNIDDPKYCMWKILQNSGKSAFGEIPTPNRKLEAWRQQVNLKKFYKQNFDNSISLRKISKEELTNFKMKIDEVAFRSGKSAHQEDPYSNNADVADLEQTEFPCDERPFASPNEQICSEVDASDQNSAELSDSTDDDKKPRDNPPREVNEHKTSSPKKLNEDINYSNSVKCKNAFYTLVVRDGIVDEYLSDDIAILKNLDSELKQSDAKKNVEGEQNPQEPSSSTNQREQTKKSKIFVGSFFNIKDAEVEYLINKELYYIPEHSNWYKKNTQPFVRGQIGKQSRKFDNDYPIYDYRKSDFGMAKFSALNLASIKDCAVIYLDKDIDLSDKFIHVIFIATSKNEDDQTSTKEADYSVCESSPGDESVQATNESTSRKQHDDYVNAGEDAHHASPKAKENTQPILQSEKKYTKNELTNYMHNPVTTPRLVVYVKGNSKINIHESHISLSQNNGGLVNAFSRIAMEEKSNVKHTLSQELGKNVWYFHNVSVKNGIKANYKFADVLLGSLSSRVNLQIEGEKGCKQESYGLSLLEDKQNISQYEMFHHEHPNMETNQLFKFLVSDKGHAVWRSRGRIERDAIKAKLNTLCRSVLLNFGASAVAIPTLEIIPSDIECANHGATISDLEEEPIFSLMTRGITEKIARQMMMKAFVNEILEHIPDENLRERVHKKVLELSLKYRKTIPPNLEERKSEAT, encoded by the exons ATGCCTAAAGCAATCATAGGGAGCTGTGTTCTGGTTCTCCTCCTGCTAACTAGTAATGTCGTGAATTTATTCCATTATGCGAATTGCAGATGTTTTGATGATGCCCACGTTAGTACCTCTAGTCTTAGAACAGAGGCAAAGTCACACGGAAGCCCAAAACCAAAGCCCCAATATTACAACTGCACTTTTAATAACGtccccaaaaggggaagaagtgcaCTCCATGGGACAGTCCACGAGtggaacaaaaacaaagtaaaaagaaaactttACGCCATCCATTTCGGCAGCAATTTAGCGAGACGAAGTAAACTGGATTCTTCCAATGACACAGCTGAAGGtgatcaaaatggagggaatGTCAGTCGCATACAAAATGTACAGAACCAGCGAAACacgcaaaatgaaacaaacgTGGGGGGCTATAAAAACACGGAGGTGTCCAAACTGAGAAGAAGACTTACGAAAAGCGGAGGAACCCCCATTCCGCAATTTTCCAAAcccctttttattaaccTATCTACCCCAAAAGAAGACACAAACAAACGTAGGAACTTCAAAAGGAGCCTACGAAAGTATGAAGAAttgtatgaaaaatttactcccgaaatggaaaaagaagaagatggcGAGGAAGAAATTACAGAAAACTGCCAAAGAACTGTCTCAAATGTCACCATGAACGATTGGTACCTAGGGAACGATGAGAAAAAGTACAACAAGACTTTGATGTATGACTATTTATCCAACATGCACAACACGGAATATCAAGACATAGGCA TAACCTACGAAGAAGACATTTCAACCGAATCGAAATTTGTGCCATCCAATTTTAACTCCCCAAAGTGTTACAATAATTCTCCTATTAACGCGTTAACCACTAGTGGGTTCAGTGCCCGTAATATCGACACAtttggaaaagaaagaaacaaaatatattcgtTCAACACACCGACCGAtgttaaaagaaatgaattttttaacgaTTTAATGCTGATATCTTCCTCCTAtaatcaacatttttttcccaatttgaaCTTTCTCCTAAATTTACACACACTGCAAATACTGATACGGGATAAAACTGCCATAGAAACGGATTATctaattaacaaatttgatcAGCTAAAAGAGAAGCTAATACAaaggaatgaaaagaatTCAAATAAGGCGGAAAGATTTCCAAAAGGGAATAACCCCCCCctttattatgaaaaaaacggTACTGACAACATTTCTGCGGTCATCCCCGAATCTGAGTTACAAATGAAACGAAGTAGCAGCGCTCAAAATGGTGCCCCCAGTTTGGTAGAGCCCCAAAAAAGTACCTCTAATCAATTggtgaaaaacgaaaaagaccCAATGGATGAAGAAATTTCTCGCAGTCTAACCCACAAGAAAAATCTATTTGATGACCAAATTCAAATCttcaaagaaaaatataaccaaaACATTTTAGAAGACACAGAATTTATCAATATGTGGAAGTATGACgagaaaggggaaataataGAAAATTCCAACAGCATACCCATCCCGAAAATTTACCTAAATATTGACGATCCGAAATATTGTATgtggaaaattttacaaaattcgGGAAAAAGTGCTTTCGGTGAAATTCCAACTCCCAACCGAAAATTGGAAGCCTGGAGGCAACAAGTAAAcctaaaaaaattctataaACAGAATTTTGATAACAGCATAAGTTTGAGAAAAATCTCGAAAGAAGAACTAACAAATTTTAAGATGAAAATCGATGAGGTAGCGTTCCGCAGTGGTAAAAGTGCTCACCAAGAGGATCCCTATAGCAATAATGCAGATGTAGCTGACCTCGAACAGACAGAATTTCCCTGCGATGAAAGACCATTTGCAAGTccgaatgaacaaatttgcagCGAAGTAGACGCGAGTGACCAAAACAGTGCTGAGTTAAGTGACTCCACCGATGATGATAAGAAGCCAAGAGACAACCCCCCCAGGGAGGTAAACGAGCACAAAACAAGTTCAccgaaaaaattaaacgagGACATCAATTATTCCAATTCTGTTAAATGCAAAAACGCTTTCTACACTTTAGTCGTTCGGGACGGAATAGTGGATGAATACCTGTCCGATGATATAGCCATCTTGAAAAACTTAGACAGTGAACTGAAGCAGTCAGATGCCAAGAAGAATGTAGAAGGTGAACAGAATCCACAGGAACCTTCCAGCAGTACCAACCAGAGGgaacaaacgaaaaaaagtaaaatatttgtgGGTAGCTTCTTTAACATCAAAGATGCAGAAGTggaatatttaattaataaagAGTTGTATTACATTCCCGAACATTCCAAttggtacaaaaaaaatacgcaacCTTTTGTGAGGGGTCAAATTGGAAAGCAGTCCAGAAAATTCGACAACGATTATCCCATTTATGATTACAGGAAGAGCGACTTTGGCATGGCCAAATTTTCCGCGCTAAATTTAGCCTCAATAAAAGATTGCGCTGTGATTTACCTAGATAAAGACATCGACTTAAGTGACAAGTTTATTCACGTCATATTCATCGCGACGTCGAAGAATGAGGACGATCAGACGAGTACCAAGGAGGCAGACTACTCAGTGTGTGAAAGTTCGCCAGGCGACGAATCGGTCCAAGCAACGAATGAATCGACTTCAAGAAAACAACATGACGACTACGTCAACGCTGGGGAAGATGCACACCATGCATCAccaaaagcaaaagaaaacacaCAGCCAATTCTacaaagcgaaaaaaaatacacaaaaaacgAACTAACCAATTACATGCACAACCCAGTGACCACCCCCAGACTTGTCGTTTACGTCAAAGggaatagcaaaataaacatCCACGAATCGCACATATCGTTAAGCCAGAATAACGGAGGCCTCGTAAATGCATTCTCTAGAATCGCcatggaagaaaaatcaaaCGTCAAGCACACCTTATCTCAAGAATTAGGTAAAAACGTGTGGTACTTTCACAACGTttcagtaaaaaatggaatcaaGGCAAATTATAAGTTCGCAGATGTACTCCTGGGTAGCCTCTCATCAAGAGtaaatttacaaattgaaggtgaaaaaggatGTAAACAAGAAAGTTACGGATTGTCTTTGCTAGAGGATAAACAAAACATCAGTCAGTATGAAATGTTTCACCATGAACACCCTAATATGGAAACAAATCAGTTATTCAAATTTCTAGTATCTGATAAAGGGCATGCCGTTTGGAGGAGTAGAGGTCGAATTGAACGAGATGCAATAAAGGCCAAATTAAATACCCTCTGCAGATCGGTACTACTAAATTTTGGGGCCAGTGCCGTTGCCATACCAACTTTGGAAATTATTCCAAGTGATATTGAATGCGCAAATCATGGAGCAACTATTAGCGATTTAGAGgaagaacccattttttctctaatGACAAGAGGAATaactgaaaaaattgccagACAAATGATGATGAAAGCCTTCGTTAATGAAATTCTTGAACACATACCGGATGAAAATCTTAGGGAAAGGGTTCACAAAAAGGTTTTGGAGTTATCCCTGAAGTATAGGAAGACGATTCCCCCAAATTTGGAGGAGCGAAAAAGTGAAGCCACATAA